A single genomic interval of Pyrus communis chromosome 5, drPyrComm1.1, whole genome shotgun sequence harbors:
- the LOC137733561 gene encoding uncharacterized protein, with the protein MAEDISFSSEATSSSTLTPANMIHGERNPRLCSVLLNEFNYLPWSRAISLALGGRSKLGYVNGTIKPPDSSAATFDAWHSNDQLVMSWILNSMEPKLSEIFSYSDSSHILWESIKEMYGSQHNAARVFELKKSLAGLKQGNQTFIQHLGSMKSMWNELDLYRPHTTESAALLKRADEDKVFQLLASLGVEYEDLRSHLLMTPELPSFVNVCHAVQREETRRKVMHVEPRSSPEARAFTSNHNFTSERFFNGKKADWKCTYCNT; encoded by the coding sequence ATGGCAGAAGATATCTCATTTAGTTCTGAGGCTACAAGTTCCTCAACCCTAACACCAGCCAACATGATACACGGGGAGAGAAACCCACGACTGTGCTCTGTGTTGTTGAATGAGTTCAACTACTTGCCATGGTCACGAGCTATATCTCTTGCTCTAGGAGGAAGATCGAAACTAGGGTACGTAAATGGAACCATCAAGCCTCCAGATTCTTCCGCAGCTACCTTTGATGCATGGCACTCAAATGACCAGCTTGTTATGTCCTGGATACTTAACTCGATGGAGCCCAAGTTGTCCGAGATCTTCAGCTACTCAGATTCCTCACACATCTTATGGGAATCGATCAAGGAAATGTACGGCAGTCAACACAATGCTGCCCGTGTGTTTGAACTGAAGAAAAGCCTCGCTGGACTTAAGCAAGGTAATCAAACTTTCATTCAGCATCTTGGAAGCATGAAATCTATGTGGAATGAACTTGATCTATACCGTCCACACACCACTGAATCCGCTGCACTCTTGAAAAGGGCTGATGAAGATAAAGTGTTCCAACTATTGGCAAGCTTGGGAGTTGAGTATGAAGACCTGCGTAGCCACTTACTAATGACTCCTGAGCTACCATCGTTCGTCAACGTGTGTCATGCAGTCCAAAGAGAGGAAACTCGAAGGAAAGTAATGCATGTTGAGCCCCGTTCTAGCCCAGAAGCTAGGGCTTTCACCAGTAACCACAACTTCACTAGTGAAAGGTTTTTTAATGGAAAGAAAGCTGACTGGAAATGCACATACTGCAACACCTAG
- the LOC137735511 gene encoding phosphatidylinositol 4-phosphate 5-kinase 6-like: protein MSKEFRFIVKAWEATVRKTHTGGKKRANPLFSTMSVAPADHEPGETYHDEKVLANGDFYTGQWVDDYAHGQGKYLWTDGCMYVGEWQKGKTAGKGKFSWPCGATYEGEFKNGYMDGKGTYIGSCGDTYRGSWVMNLKYGQGTKSFVNGDYYEGEWRRGLQDGQGRYQWKNGNHYIGQWRHGKIHGNGTMIWSNGNRYDGSWEEGLPKGNGTFRWADGSFYVGVWSKESKEQNGTYYPAGSSGGHVDWDPQEMFAVDLNDCKVCPQETISIYPSQKTLSWPGIEGEFLNKQHIYKNGNEGNVRPRKSSDGRASNYSRSSNGDSMFDGADRSSRDGNAGFELEGSVAKGIRHQHLKVQPMKRQGVTIAKGHKNYELMLNLQLGIRHSVGRPAPTTSLDLKTSAFDPKEKVWTKFPPEGSKYTPPHQSCDFRWKDYCPVVFRTLRKLFKVDPADYMISICGNDALRELSSPGKSGSFFYLTNDDRYMIKTMKKAEVKVLLRMLPAYYNHVRSFENTLVTKFYGLHCVKLTGTAQKKVRFVIMGNLFCSEFAIHRRFDLKGSSLGRTTDKPESEIDATTTLKDLDLNYIFRLQKVWFQEFCRQVDRDCDFLEHERIMDYSLLVGLHFQEASCTDNPKTPDRTSGARTPTGNGDPDNGTPRLSKVDMDRLLSDPNWRSSISLGINMPAWAERTVRRNDCEPQLVGDPTGELYDVILFFGIIDILQDYDISKKLEHAYKSFQYDPTSISAVDPKLYSKRFRAFIFRVFVEDT, encoded by the exons ATGAGCAAAGAGTTCAGATTCATTGTAAAGGCCTGGGAAGCAACTGTGCGCAAAACACACACTGGTGGAAAGAAAAGGGCCAACCCTTTATTCTCAACAATGTCCGTAGCCCCTGCAGATCATGAGCCTGGTGAAACCTATCACGACGAGAAGGTCCTCGCCAATGGCGACTTCTACACCGGCCAATGGGTCGATGACTACGCCCACGGCCAAGGTAAGTACCTGTGGACCGATGGGTGTATGTACGTGGGCGAATGGCAGAAGGGTAAGACGGCGGGTAAAGGAAAATTTAGTTGGCCTTGTGGTGCCACTTATGAAGGTGAGTTTAAGAATGGATATATGGATGGTAAGGGAACTTACATAGGTTCTTGTGGGGATACCTATAGAGGTTCATGGGTTATGAATTTGAAATATGGTCAGGGGACTAAGAGCTTTGTCAATGGGGATTACTACGAGGGTGAATGGCGCCGCGGTTTGCAGGACGGGCAGGGGCGGTATCAGTGGAAAAATGGGAACCATTACATTGGCCAATGGAGGCATGGAAAGATTCATGGGAATGGGACCATGATTTGGAGCAATGGGAATCGGTATGATGGGTCTTGGGAAGAAGGTTTGCCAAAAGGAAATGGCACATTTCGGTGGGCTGATGGGAGTTTCTATGTGGGAGTTTGGAGTAAGGAGTCGAAAGAGCAGAATGGGACTTACTACCCAGCAGGATCGTCGGGTGGTCATGTGGATTGGGATCCTCAGGAGATGTTTGCAGTGGACTTGAATGATTGCAAGGTGTGTCCGCAGGAAACTATTTCGATATACCCTTCGCAGAAGACTCTGAGTTGGCCTGGAATTGAAGGGGAGTTCTTGAACAAGCAGCATATTTATAAGAATGGGAACGAAGGCAATGTGAGGCCTAGGAAATCTTCCGATGGGAGGGCAAGTAATTATAGTAGGTCATCTAATGGAGATAGCATGTTTGATGGAGCTGATAGGAGCTCAAGAGATGGAAATGCTGGATTTGAGTTGGAAGGTTCGGTTGCGAAAGGGATTAGACATCAGCATTTGAAAGTTCAGCCAATGAAGAGACAGGGGGTGACAATAGCTAAAGGGCATAAGAACTATGAGCTTATGCTTAATCTGCAGTTGGGAATCAG GCATTCTGTTGGAAGGCCTGCTCCAACTACATCTCTTGACCTGAAGACTTCAGCATTTGATCCCAAGGAGAAAGTATGGACAAAATTCCCCCCAGAAGGATCCAAGTATACTCCACCACACCAGTCATGCGACTTCAGGTGGAAGGATTATTGTCCTGTGGTCTTCCG GACTCTCAGGAAATTGTTCAAGGTCGATCCAGCAGATTACATGATATCAATATGTGGAAATGACGCCCTTAGAGAGCTCTCATCCCCTGGAAAGAGTGGAAGCTTCTTTTATTTGACAAACGATGACCGGTACATGATAAAGACAATGAAGAAAGCAGAAGTGAAG GTGCTTCTAAGAATGCTTCCAGCTTACTACAATCATGTTAGATCCTTTGAGAATACACTGGTCACCAAATTTTACGGCCTTCATTGTGTAAAGTTAACGGGGACTGCCCAAAAGAAG GTGAGATTTGTCATTATGGGGAATCTATTTTGCTCTGAGTTTGCAATTCACAGGCGGTTTGATTTAAAAGGCTCTTCCCTTGGCCGTACAACCGATAAACCTGAGTCGGAAATTGATGCTACAACAACTCTTAAAGATCTCGatcttaattatatatttaggTTGCAGAAGGTTTGGTTTCAAGAGTTCTGCAG GCAAGTGGACAGAGATTGCGACTTTCTTGAACATGAAAGAATAATGGACTACAGTCTCTTGGTTGGTCTTCATTTCCAAGAAGCTTCATGCACGGATAACCCCAAAACTCCAGACCGAACATCTGGAGCTCGTACTCCAACTG GAAATGGCGACCCTGACAATGGAACCCCACGCCTTTCTAAAGTTGACATGGATCGGCTTCTTTCTGACCCGAACTG GCGGTCTTCTATTAGTTTAGGTATTAATATGCCAGCATGGGCTGAAAGGACAGTGAGAAGAAATGATTGTGAGCCTCAGTTGGTTGGAGACCCAACGGGAGAACTGTACGATGTCATTCTGTTTTTCGGTATAATTGACATACTACAGGACTATGATATCAGCAAAAAGCTCGAGCATGCATACAAGTCATTCCAATATGATCCGACCTCAATCTCTGCTGTTGATCCGAAGCTATACTCCAAACGCTTTCGTGCTTTCATCTTCAGAGTTTTTGTAGAAGACACATGA
- the LOC137733919 gene encoding NADPH:quinone oxidoreductase-like, which produces MEASVAARSLIRVAAISGSLRKASYNRGLIRSAIEISKATVEGVQIDYVDISPLPLLNTDLERDGTFPPAVEAFRQKILEADSILFASPEYNYSIAAPLKNAIDWASRPPNVWADKAAAIVSAGGGFGGGRSQYHLRQVGVFLDLHFINKPEFFLNAFQPPAKFDSDGNLIDEQSKQRLKEVLLALQSMTLRLQRK; this is translated from the exons ATGGAAGCTTCCGTTGCTGCAAGATCCCTCATAAGAGTTGCTGCCATTTCTGGGTCTCTTCGTAAAGCTTCCTACAACCGCGGTCTCATTCGTTCTG CGATCGAGATAAGTAAGGCGACGGTGGAGGGCGTGCAAATAGATTACGTAGACATCTCGCCGCTGCCGCTGCTGAACACGGATCTGGAGAGAGACGGCACTTTTCCACCTGCCGTGGAAGCCTTTCGTCAGAAGATTCTGGAAGCTGATAGCATTCTCTTTGCTTCACCTGAGTACAATTACTCCATCGCCG CACCTCTAAAAAATGCAATTGACTGGGCATCTAGACCGCCGAATGTTTGGGCTGACAAGGCTGCTGCAATTGTAAGTGCTGGAGGAGGCTTTGGCGGTGGACGATCCCAATATCATCTTCGCCAAGTTGGAGTGTTTCTTGACCTTCATTTCATTAACAAGCCCGAGTTTTTCTTGAATGCATTCCAGCCTCCCGCAAAGTTTGACAGTGATGGAAACTTGATTGATGAACAGTCCAAGCAGAGGTTGAAGGAAGTTCTTTTAGCTTTGCAGTCAATGACTTTGAGACTTCAAAGAAAGTGA